Proteins from a genomic interval of Neovison vison isolate M4711 chromosome 4, ASM_NN_V1, whole genome shotgun sequence:
- the LOC122905525 gene encoding LOW QUALITY PROTEIN: coronin-1C-like (The sequence of the model RefSeq protein was modified relative to this genomic sequence to represent the inferred CDS: inserted 1 base in 1 codon): MRRVVRQNKFRPVFGHAVKNDQCYDDIRVSRVTWDRAFSSVNPRFVAIIIEASGGGGFLVLPLHKTGGIDKSYPTVCGHMGLVLDXWCPHNDQVIARGSEDCTVMVWHIPENGLTLSLTEPVVILEGHWKRVGIVAWHSPAHSVLLSAGCDNAIIIWNVGTGEVLINLDDMHSDMIYNMSWNRNGSLICTASKDKKVRVIDPRKQEIVPEKEKAHEGARPMRAIFLADGNVFTTGFSHMSERQLALWNPKNMQEPIALHEMDTSNGVLLPFYDPDTSIIYLCGKGDSSIRYFEITDESPDVHYLNTFSSKEPQRGMSYMPKRGLDVNKCEIARFFKLHERKCEPIIMTVPRKPDLFQDDLYADTAGPEAALEAEEWFEGRNADPVLISLKHGYIPGKNRDLRVVKKNILDSKPTANKKCDLINVPPKTPDSASVQNEAKLDEILKEIKSIKDTVSAIKMSAFPS; encoded by the exons ATGAGGCGAGTGGTACGACAGAACAAGTTTCGGCCTGTATTTGGACACGCGGTGAAAAACGACCAGTGTTATGATGACATCCGGGTTTCTCGAGtgacctgggatagagcctttaGCTCTGTCAATCCCAGATTTGTTGCCATTATCATAGAAgcgagtgggggaggagggttcCTTGTGCTCCCTTTGCACAAGACTGGTGGAATCGACAAATCCTACCCTACAGTATGTGGCCACATGGGACTGGTGCTCG ACTGGTGCCCACATAACGATCAGGTCATTGCCAGGGGCTCAGAAGACTGCACGGTGATGGTGTGGCATATCCCAGAAAATGGACTTACCCTTTCCCTGACCGAACCTGTGGTGATTTTAGAAGGCCACTGGAAGAGAGTTGGCATCGTGGCCTGGCATTCACCTGCCCACAGTGTCCTTCTTAGTGCAGGCTGTGATAATGCTATCATCATCTGGAATgtggggacaggggaagtcctTATAAACTTGGATGATATGCATTCAGATATGATTTACAACATGAGCTGGAACCGGAATGGCAGTCTGATCTGCACAGCTTCCAAAGACAAGAAAGTGAGAGTAATCGATCCTAGGAAACAAGAGATCGTTCCTGAGAAGGAGAAAGCACATGAAGGAGCAAGACCCATGAGAGCCATCTTTCTGGCTGATGGGAATGTCTTCACCACTGGTTTCAGCCACATGAGTGAGCGGCAGCTGGCTCTCTGGAATCCGAAAAATATGCAGGAACCAATTGCTCTTCATGAAATGGACACTAGCAATGGGGTATTGCTGCCCTTCTATGACCCCGACACCAGTATCATTTACCTATGTGGAAAGGGTGACAGCAGTATCCGCTATTTTGAGATCACAGATGAATCCCCGGACGTCCACTACCTCAACACATTCAGCAGCAAGGAGCCTCAGAGAGGGATGAGCTACATGCCCAAGAGGGGACTCGATGTTAACAAATGTGAGATTGCCAGATTCTTCAAACTTCATGAGAGGAAGTGTGAGCCTATTATCATGACTGTTCCCAGGAAGCCTGACCTTTTCCAAGATGACCTTTATGCTGATACAGCAGGGCCTGAAGCAGCACTGGAGGCAGAGGAGTGGTTTGAGGGGAGAAATGCAGATCCAGTCCTCATTTCCTTAAAGCATGGGTACATTCCTGGCAAAAACCGGGATCTCAGGGTGGTCAAGAAGAACATTCTGGATAGCAAGCCCACTGCAAATAAGAAGTGCGACCTGATCAATGTCCCCCCAAAAACCCCAGACTCGGCTAGTGTGCAAAACGAAGCTAAGTTGGATGAGATTTTAAAAGAGATCAAATCTATAAAAGACACAGTATCTGCAATCAAGATGAGCGCATTTCCAAGTTAG